From one Microbulbifer sp. A4B17 genomic stretch:
- a CDS encoding glycosyltransferase family A protein has translation MPDCQVGVVIPTFNEQEKIVNTLSSIIRDNRVSVKIYLSDDNSSDGTVASATDFLKSSNTPHQLFLNDCDRGAGICRNRALDQIAEPLILFFDADDVIIPGTLDRAVAIATKIDSDVLLMAYQCRFPGEKINLGMAGDDHSIFYRSHNTFGNGLFSALDFDAILLLTPYPWNKLIKTSYAKSISLRFSPTPVHNDVLAHWNLLVNARNLALFKSPFCIHYIYSTESRLSNVSDGRRTSILQVFDELEAFFNKNLNARERFYHLYIKFKLGLFNWCCRNLSEEYRANFKVNFSRSFLSLTCMDYRMLFERDPDIANAVLEYRTSVVCV, from the coding sequence ATGCCTGACTGTCAAGTTGGGGTGGTGATACCAACATTTAATGAGCAAGAGAAGATCGTTAATACATTAAGTTCTATTATCAGAGATAATAGAGTTAGTGTGAAAATTTATCTATCCGATGACAATTCCTCCGATGGCACAGTTGCCTCAGCAACTGATTTCCTAAAGAGTAGTAATACCCCACACCAGCTTTTTTTAAATGATTGTGACAGGGGAGCAGGTATCTGTAGAAATCGTGCTCTTGATCAGATAGCAGAACCTCTTATTTTATTCTTTGATGCAGATGATGTAATTATTCCTGGTACGCTGGATAGAGCCGTCGCTATCGCTACGAAAATCGATAGTGACGTTTTGTTGATGGCCTATCAATGTAGATTTCCTGGCGAGAAAATAAATCTCGGGATGGCAGGGGATGACCATTCAATTTTCTATAGATCTCATAATACTTTTGGTAATGGACTATTTTCCGCTTTAGATTTTGATGCCATTCTCCTGTTAACCCCATATCCTTGGAATAAGTTAATTAAAACCAGTTATGCAAAAAGTATATCCCTGAGATTTTCGCCAACACCAGTTCATAATGATGTACTGGCACATTGGAACTTGCTGGTAAACGCCAGAAATCTTGCATTATTTAAATCTCCATTTTGTATTCATTATATTTATTCCACAGAAAGCCGATTATCAAATGTTTCAGATGGCAGACGTACATCTATATTACAGGTTTTTGATGAGCTTGAAGCTTTCTTTAATAAAAATTTAAATGCTAGAGAAAGATTTTATCACTTATATATAAAATTCAAGTTGGGCCTGTTTAACTGGTGTTGTCGAAACCTCTCTGAAGAATATAGAGCTAACTTTAAAGTCAATTTTTCAAGATCTTTTCTATCATTGACCTGTATGGACTACAGGATGCTCTTTGAAAGAGATCCGGATATTGCTAATGCTGTATTGGAATACCGAACATCGGTGGTATGTGTATGA
- a CDS encoding glycosyltransferase family A protein, with protein MISIVVVSRVDDSHLNNCLQSIVRQQYKDVEILVLMLSEKHESQSRVIDFLRILPKIRFIDIPNTPQVDTQFIFEFGIKNTFGEYIVFIEGNDCFYPNILGSLYNAIKGEDPEIVFSYHNSDFPKLSGTYNDKKRIVLGSNSKNIRRFYRRDFAYDKKISGYTSNSCVNSHILHWVSTLKAKSISIILESGSYSVVNPNDINNGSTFQKLVNQYDFLFDYLNNNVNFSGYKSDLLGSWLVYLLKLRPVYGDKKVSYLVVNSNFISKYTEKDFFRVSANLQIERSEQSLLREWYSNCSKKAKTANIFYTLLPTKLSRYVRKNGVKYSINKVIQPVYYRLPDWIKSLIDFIGKKFKGRVSNRELLEKLEYLVKQARFEQYMSMINEEHEKQTLKQLDEIRQELTELRKEVH; from the coding sequence ATGATATCAATCGTTGTTGTTTCAAGGGTGGATGACAGCCATCTCAATAATTGCCTGCAAAGCATCGTTCGACAGCAATACAAAGATGTTGAAATTCTTGTCTTAATGTTGTCAGAAAAGCATGAAAGTCAGAGTCGAGTTATTGATTTCTTAAGAATATTACCAAAAATCAGGTTTATTGATATACCAAATACCCCTCAGGTCGACACTCAGTTTATTTTTGAATTTGGAATAAAAAATACGTTTGGAGAGTATATAGTATTTATAGAAGGGAATGACTGTTTTTATCCGAATATACTTGGTAGTTTATACAATGCCATTAAGGGCGAAGATCCCGAAATAGTATTTTCTTATCATAATAGTGATTTTCCTAAATTATCTGGCACCTATAATGATAAGAAGAGGATTGTTTTAGGGAGCAATTCCAAAAATATCAGGAGGTTTTATCGCAGAGACTTTGCCTATGATAAAAAAATATCTGGCTACACTTCGAATTCCTGTGTAAATAGTCATATCTTGCATTGGGTATCCACGCTCAAAGCGAAATCTATATCGATTATTCTTGAAAGTGGATCATATAGTGTGGTTAATCCCAATGATATAAATAATGGGAGCACTTTTCAGAAATTGGTGAATCAATATGATTTTTTATTTGATTATCTAAATAATAACGTCAATTTCTCAGGTTACAAGAGCGATCTATTGGGAAGCTGGTTGGTCTACTTACTCAAGTTGCGACCTGTCTATGGTGATAAAAAAGTAAGTTATTTGGTGGTTAACTCAAACTTTATAAGTAAATATACCGAAAAAGATTTTTTCAGAGTTTCTGCAAACTTGCAAATTGAAAGAAGTGAGCAGAGCCTGCTAAGAGAGTGGTATTCCAATTGCAGTAAAAAGGCGAAGACAGCTAATATTTTTTATACATTATTACCGACCAAGTTATCCCGATATGTTCGCAAAAATGGTGTTAAATACTCAATAAATAAGGTGATTCAGCCTGTTTACTACAGGCTTCCCGATTGGATCAAATCACTTATTGATTTTATAGGAAAAAAATTCAAAGGGAGGGTTTCCAATCGTGAGTTGCTTGAGAAGTTGGAGTACTTGGTTAAGCAAGCTAGATTCGAACAGTATATGTCGATGATTAATGAGGAGCATGAGAAGCAGACATTGAAGCAGCTGGATGAAATCAGGCAGGAACTGACGGAGCTTAGAAAAGAAGTTCATTGA